In Parageobacillus sp. KH3-4, the genomic window CGTAGCATTTCGGAAATAGAAGATTTCACCGCTATTCCAGGTATTGGAAAAGGCACGTCAAGCGTTATTCAAGAATTTTTGGAAACGGGCGTATCAAGTGTTTTGGAACAATTGAAGCAAGCAATTCCGGAAAGTTTGCTTGCGTTGCTGCGACTTCCCGGACTTGGCGGCAAGAAAATCGCTAAGCTGTACCAAGAGCTAGGGGTTGTCGATATTGTCACCTTGAAAGAAGCTTGCCTCTCCCAGAAAGTGCAGCAGCTTCCGGGCTTCGGCAAAAAAACGGAAGAAAAGCTCTTGGCTGCGATTGAAGAAATCGGCTCTCGCCCGGAACGGCTTCCGCTAGCTTTTGTGCTGCCAATTGCCGAGGAAATAGAACGCCAGCTCGAAAATATGGAAGGGATTGTCCGTTTTTCCCGTGCCGGCAGTTTGCGGCGCATGAAAGAAACCGTGAAAGATTTGGATTTTATTATCGCGACAAACGAGCCGCAGCTTGTGCGGGAACAGTTATTGAAGCTGGCAAATGTCTCTGACGTCATTGCCAACGGCGATACGAAAGTGTCTTTGCAGCTTCGCTATGAGTATGACATTGCCGTTGATTTTCGTTTAGTGGCACCAGAACAGTTTGCCACGACACTTCATCATTTTACGGGATCGAAAGAACATAATGTTCGCATGCGACAGCTGGCAAAAGAGCGCGGCGAAAAAATTAGCGAGTACGGAGTAGAAAATGTGGAAACGGGTGAAGTAAAAACTTTTTCGGATGAACGAGGGTTTTTTGCCTATTTTCACTTGCCATTTATCCCTCCAGAACTAAGGGAGGATGGAACGGAAGTCGATCGCTATCGTGACGATTATCCGCTTCTTTGCCTTTCCGACGTCCAAGGGGATTTGCATATGCATTCAGCCTGGAGCGACGGGGCGTGCTCGATCGAAGAGATGGCGGAAGCGTGCCGGAAAAAAGGCTACCGTTATATGGCGATCACCGATCATTCTCAATATTTGAAAGTGGCGAACGGTTTAACGGTGGAGCGGCTTCGCAGGCAGCGGGAAGAAATTGAACGGCTAAATGCGAAGTATGATGATTTTACGATTTTGGCTGGCGTAGAAATGGATATTTTGCCAGATGGGACGCTTGATTATGATGATGATGTTCTCGAAGAGCTTGACTTTGTCATCGCTGCGATTCATTCAAGTTTTTCCCAGCCGCGCGATGTGATTATGAAGCGCCTCACCGCCGCGCTGCGCAACCGCCATGTTGATTTGATCGCCCATCCGACTGGAAGGCTGATCGGAAAACGGGACGGATATGACGTAGATATAGACATGCTTATTGAACTGGCGCGGGAAACGAATACGGCGCTCGAGTTAAACGCGAATCCGAACCGCCTTGATTTATCCTATTCTTATTTAAAGAAAGCGCAAGATGCTGGAGTCAAAATCGCAATTAATACCGACGCCCACCATCTGGACATGCTTGACCATATGAAAATAGGGGTCATAACAGCAAGAAAAGGATGGATTCGCAAAGAAACGGTAATCAACACATGGTCTCTGGAAGAGCTGCGCAGCTTTTTGCAGCGTAAGCGATAAGCTTTTTGTTAGATAAACTTGTTAAAAATCCAATTTGGCGACAATCTTCAAATGGAGGTTTTTCATCCGTGCATGCAAGAGTGCTTCACATACTGGAATTTGATAAAGTCAAAGAACAATTGTTAGAACATGTATCTTCGTCGTTAGGAAAAGAAAAAGTAGAAAAACTGCTTCCTTCTTCGCGGTTGGCGGAGGTTGTAAACTGGCAAGAAGAAACAGATGAAGCGGCAGCTGCGCTGCGTCTGCGCGGGCACGTTCCGCTTGGCGGCATTGTGGACATCCGCGCAAGCCTCAAGCGGGCGAAAATCGGCGGAACGCTTAGTCCGCATGAGCTTTTGGATATCGCCAGCACCATCTCTGCAAGCCGGCAGTTGAAGCAGTTTGTTGAATCGCTGCACGAAGAAAAGGAGGAGTTTCCGCACTTGGCAGGCTATGCGGAAAAACTTGTCACGCTTCCGGAAGTGCAGCAAGCGATTGAGCGCTGCATTGACGACCATGGCGAAGTGCTCGATCATGCGAGCGAACGGCTGCGTTCCATCCGCCAGCAGCTGCGAACGACGGAGGCGCGGGTGCGCGAAAAACTGGAGAGCATCATTCGTTCGCCATCAGCGCAAAAAATGTTATCTGATGCGATTATTACAATTCGCAACGACCGCTACGTCATTCCAGTAAAACAAGAGTACCGCGGCGCTTACGGCGGCATTGTCCATGACCAATCCGCTTCGGGAGCAACATTGTTTATTGAACCACAAGCAGTGGTGGAATTAAACAACCAGCTTCAAGAAGCGCGTGTCAAAGAAAAGCGGGAAATCGAGCGGATTTTGACCGAATTGACTGGCATTGTCGCCGGACATGCGGAAGCGCTTCTCGAGAATGTTGACATATTAGCGCAGCTTGATTTTATTTTCGCCAAGGCGAAATACGCCAATAAGCTGAAAGCGACAAAGCCTGCCTTGAACGATCGCGGCTATATCCGGTTATTGCAGGCGCGCCATCCGCTCATTGACCAAGAGATCGTCGTTCCGAATGACATCGAACTTGGCAAAGACTATACAACGATCGTAATTACCGGTCCGAACACCGGCGGGAAAACGGTCACATTAAAAACGATCGGATTATTAACGTTGATGGCGCAAGCCGGTTTATTTATTCCGGCGCTTGACGGTTCGGAACTGGCAGTGTTCCGTTCCGTCTATGCGGATATCGGGGATGAACAATCGATTGAACAAAGTTTAAGCACGTTTTCTTCCCATATGGTCAATATTGTCGATATTTTGCGCGACGTTGATCATGAAAGCCTCGTTTTATTCGATGAGTTGGGCGCGGGAACTGATCCGCAGGAAGGCGCGGCGCTGGCGATCGCCATTTTGGATGAAGTGCACGGCCGCGGAGCACGGACGGTAGCGACCACCCATTATCCAGAATTAAAAGCGTACGGGTACAACCGCGATGGCGTTATTAACGCGAGCGTCGAATTTGACACCGAAACGCTGCGTCCAACGTATAAGTTATTGATCGGCATCCCCGGGCGGAGCAACGCCTTTGAAATATCGAAGCGCCTTGGACTTGATGAGCGCATTATCGAACGGGCGAAATCGCATATTAGCGCAGAAAGCAACAATGTGGAAAATATGATCGCTTCACTGGAACAAAGCAAAAAGCGGGCAGAAGAAGAACAGAAAAAAGCGGAAGAAGCGCGCATGGAAGCAGAAAAGCTACGCCGCGACTGGGAGCAAAAATGGGAAGAGCTTCATGAAAAACGCGAAGAAATCATAGAAGAAGCAAAACGGAAAGCGGCCGATATCGTTCGCTCTTCCCAGCAAAAAGCAGAGCGAATTATCCACGAACTTCGCCGAATGCAGCAAGAAAAACAGGCGGAAATTAAAGAACATGAATTGATAGAAGCGAAAAAGCGCCTCCAAGAGGCGATGCCGACATTGGAGAAAAAGAAAAAAGAACGGAAAAAACAGGCGCAGCATTCATTTCAGCCTGGCGATGAGGTAAAAGTGATAAGTTTAAATCAAAAAGGATACCTTGTCGAAAAGGTTTCAGATGATGAATGGCAAGTGCAGCTTGGCATTTTAAAAATGAAAATAAAAGAGCGGGATTTAGAATATATCGGCAGCGCGCCGAAAACGGAGACAAAGCCGCTTGCCACAGTAAAAGGGAAAGACTATCACGTCGGATTGG contains:
- the polX gene encoding DNA polymerase/3'-5' exonuclease PolX, with product MKGNKKDVIRLLETIALYMEIKGENPFKIAAFRKAASALEADERSISEIEDFTAIPGIGKGTSSVIQEFLETGVSSVLEQLKQAIPESLLALLRLPGLGGKKIAKLYQELGVVDIVTLKEACLSQKVQQLPGFGKKTEEKLLAAIEEIGSRPERLPLAFVLPIAEEIERQLENMEGIVRFSRAGSLRRMKETVKDLDFIIATNEPQLVREQLLKLANVSDVIANGDTKVSLQLRYEYDIAVDFRLVAPEQFATTLHHFTGSKEHNVRMRQLAKERGEKISEYGVENVETGEVKTFSDERGFFAYFHLPFIPPELREDGTEVDRYRDDYPLLCLSDVQGDLHMHSAWSDGACSIEEMAEACRKKGYRYMAITDHSQYLKVANGLTVERLRRQREEIERLNAKYDDFTILAGVEMDILPDGTLDYDDDVLEELDFVIAAIHSSFSQPRDVIMKRLTAALRNRHVDLIAHPTGRLIGKRDGYDVDIDMLIELARETNTALELNANPNRLDLSYSYLKKAQDAGVKIAINTDAHHLDMLDHMKIGVITARKGWIRKETVINTWSLEELRSFLQRKR
- a CDS encoding endonuclease MutS2, with amino-acid sequence MHARVLHILEFDKVKEQLLEHVSSSLGKEKVEKLLPSSRLAEVVNWQEETDEAAAALRLRGHVPLGGIVDIRASLKRAKIGGTLSPHELLDIASTISASRQLKQFVESLHEEKEEFPHLAGYAEKLVTLPEVQQAIERCIDDHGEVLDHASERLRSIRQQLRTTEARVREKLESIIRSPSAQKMLSDAIITIRNDRYVIPVKQEYRGAYGGIVHDQSASGATLFIEPQAVVELNNQLQEARVKEKREIERILTELTGIVAGHAEALLENVDILAQLDFIFAKAKYANKLKATKPALNDRGYIRLLQARHPLIDQEIVVPNDIELGKDYTTIVITGPNTGGKTVTLKTIGLLTLMAQAGLFIPALDGSELAVFRSVYADIGDEQSIEQSLSTFSSHMVNIVDILRDVDHESLVLFDELGAGTDPQEGAALAIAILDEVHGRGARTVATTHYPELKAYGYNRDGVINASVEFDTETLRPTYKLLIGIPGRSNAFEISKRLGLDERIIERAKSHISAESNNVENMIASLEQSKKRAEEEQKKAEEARMEAEKLRRDWEQKWEELHEKREEIIEEAKRKAADIVRSSQQKAERIIHELRRMQQEKQAEIKEHELIEAKKRLQEAMPTLEKKKKERKKQAQHSFQPGDEVKVISLNQKGYLVEKVSDDEWQVQLGILKMKIKERDLEYIGSAPKTETKPLATVKGKDYHVGLELDLRGERYEDALARLEKYIDDALLAGYPRVSIIHGKGTGALRKGVQEFLKTHRAVKSFHFGGANEGGTGVTIVELK